CTAAAACATAGTAGTTTGTTTTAAAAAAGATGTGACATAAATCAAAGAAAAGCTCCCTTCAAAGTTTTCATTTAGTCAATGCCTACTTTGAGGTAGCTTTTCAATAAATATTTAGTGGCTCTTTATGATTTTTGTCCCACTTCCTACAAAAACATATTATTATTTAGACGCCTACAGCATCTGAATGTGGTTGTAATGGATGCTCTTTGTCGATATGATCATAAAACATTACACCATTTAAATGATCTATTTCGTGTTGGAATACGATGGCAGGGTAACCTTTTAATCTTAATTTGATATCATTGCCTTCGATATCTTTCGCTTTAATAGTAATACGATTATGACGATGAACAAGACCTGCAATGTTTTCATCAACACTTAAGCAACCTTCACCAGTAGGTAAATATGCTTCTTGTACACTATGGCTAACAATTTTCGGATTTACAAGCATATAATCATAGGCTTTGCCATTTCCATCATCCGGTATAAGTACAGCAATCATACGTTTAGATATGTTTATTTGTGGAGCTGCTAAACCAACACCTGAACGTAATCCATAA
This is a stretch of genomic DNA from Staphylococcus roterodami. It encodes these proteins:
- the def gene encoding peptide deformylase, translated to MLTMKDIIRDGHPTLRQKAAELELPLSNEDKETLIAMREFLVNSQDEEIAKRYGLRSGVGLAAPQINISKRMIAVLIPDDGNGKAYDYMLVNPKIVSHSVQEAYLPTGEGCLSVDENIAGLVHRHNRITIKAKDIEGNDIKLRLKGYPAIVFQHEIDHLNGVMFYDHIDKEHPLQPHSDAVGV